From one Flavobacterium kingsejongi genomic stretch:
- a CDS encoding DUF6909 family protein, translating into MTETRNIIRSRAQESSAAIERLYITMRHLFNRGFYKPMGISGDTLREALLQLRPEIYGSIDGEKVELSGLLYVIERLPVGIEECRFINLTSDEGYSKSHFKAIVPPKRKRNCYRIDDEQMNVEITRGRSDIYDILTHLTFIFIESHKIKDRVLLDENNNEVTRDWQKLEQAALLDKKLPLIEREKAISHAANVLGRSFEEVMEIYDDFGTTEKPDRFLHVIYWLGKLAIEEVIDNNKRTITFSPILRERLGHHIHGEIWATNIKKVLKKHHLLERPIHIISANMHSVMNSIYATHVLKTQLKDKPDFYIYEELSKSGNDKVRAKVEDFALKNGMISIPDTSGTNIDVQIFDTALIDISKSAFPSAQFSEEKPVIIVMDYAFGEQAFETIDELLKPYHETKDKKSHINVQSVSIMGKAGILEGGKGDIMIPSAHINEGTADNYPFENELTAAMFEGNDIAVFAGPMVTVLGTSLQNKDLLKFFKDSTWNVIGLEMEGAYYQKAIQSASKIRNSIPKGVKVRYAYYASDNPLETGSTLASGGLGTTGVKPTYLITIKILEQIFNVK; encoded by the coding sequence ATGACAGAGACCAGAAATATAATACGTTCAAGAGCCCAGGAATCTTCTGCGGCCATAGAGAGATTGTACATTACTATGCGACACCTATTCAATCGTGGTTTTTATAAACCCATGGGAATATCCGGTGATACGCTACGGGAAGCACTATTGCAGTTGCGTCCGGAAATATATGGCTCCATAGATGGAGAAAAAGTAGAATTAAGCGGTTTATTGTACGTGATTGAACGGTTACCCGTTGGGATTGAAGAATGCCGTTTTATTAACCTGACTTCGGATGAAGGGTATTCGAAATCACATTTTAAAGCGATTGTACCTCCAAAACGGAAGCGCAACTGTTACCGTATTGATGATGAGCAGATGAACGTGGAAATTACCAGGGGACGTTCGGATATCTATGATATCCTGACCCACCTGACGTTTATTTTTATAGAATCACATAAGATAAAAGACCGTGTTTTACTGGATGAAAACAATAATGAAGTAACTCGCGACTGGCAAAAGCTGGAGCAGGCTGCTTTATTGGACAAGAAACTGCCTCTTATTGAAAGAGAAAAAGCAATTTCGCATGCGGCCAATGTACTTGGGAGAAGTTTCGAGGAAGTGATGGAAATTTACGATGATTTCGGAACTACAGAAAAACCTGATCGTTTTCTGCATGTAATTTACTGGTTGGGAAAACTGGCCATAGAGGAAGTAATTGACAACAACAAACGCACCATTACGTTTAGCCCGATTTTAAGGGAACGTCTTGGGCACCATATCCACGGTGAAATTTGGGCGACTAATATCAAAAAAGTATTAAAGAAACACCATTTACTGGAACGCCCAATCCATATTATCAGTGCCAACATGCACAGTGTAATGAATTCGATTTATGCGACACATGTATTAAAAACACAATTGAAAGATAAGCCGGACTTTTACATCTATGAAGAACTTAGTAAATCCGGTAATGATAAAGTACGGGCCAAGGTGGAAGATTTTGCGTTGAAAAACGGAATGATTTCAATACCGGATACTTCAGGAACCAACATTGACGTACAGATTTTCGATACTGCACTTATAGACATTAGTAAATCTGCTTTTCCATCCGCTCAGTTCAGCGAGGAAAAGCCCGTTATTATTGTCATGGATTATGCTTTTGGAGAACAGGCTTTTGAAACGATCGATGAGCTTTTAAAGCCCTATCATGAAACCAAGGATAAAAAGTCACACATCAATGTGCAATCGGTATCCATTATGGGGAAAGCCGGAATCCTGGAAGGAGGTAAAGGTGATATTATGATTCCATCAGCACATATCAATGAAGGAACAGCCGATAATTATCCTTTCGAAAACGAACTAACTGCAGCAATGTTTGAAGGTAACGATATTGCTGTTTTTGCAGGCCCAATGGTGACGGTTTTAGGTACTTCCCTGCAAAACAAAGATTTATTGAAATTTTTTAAGGATTCTACGTGGAATGTCATAGGTTTGGAGATGGAAGGCGCTTACTATCAGAAAGCCATCCAGTCGGCTTCAAAAATCAGGAACAGCATCCCAAAAGGAGTGAAAGTACGGTATGCATATTATGCTTCAGATAACCCGCTGGAAACTGGAAGTACGCTGGCATCCGGAGGTTTAGGGACAACCGGGGTAAAGCCGACTTATTTGATTA